A section of the Hevea brasiliensis isolate MT/VB/25A 57/8 chromosome 17, ASM3005281v1, whole genome shotgun sequence genome encodes:
- the LOC110655628 gene encoding uncharacterized protein LOC110655628 has protein sequence MANIKQILVVLVTVLLVSTCVPVSLCAKKPVFGARKEDIPYIKCQVCEKVAKELYQLVEKKKAEILPKKISEYQIIEMAENICNLKKEEADWIMKIDIVEQGDKLELVEQEAEGQCNSECKTIERSCQEVMGNSDTDIAEYIFSLKPSIDLLVNYLCKDLTDACRKKPPPVPKGRIPGEPFVPKPSKEAEMEKILRSMEGMPGAPNMQMYSREDLMNMKNFGNEEADDDEDEDDDPHFPSKLAKVLREKESKKDDWKEKITKGIKTTGETLKGHANRFSSRMQQWWKRIKASHTNENS, from the exons ATGGCTAATATCAAGCAAATACTGGTAGTTTTAGTGACTGTATTGCTAGTGTCAACATGTGTGCCAGTCTCTCTCTGTGCAAAGAAACCTGTTTTTGGTGCAAGAAAAGAGGACATACCATACATCAAATGCCAAGTATGTGAAAAGGTGGCAAAGGAGTTGTACCAGCTAGTAGAAAAAAAGAAGGCTGAGATCTTACCCAAGAAG ATCTCAGAATATCAAATCATTGAGATGGCAGAGAACATTTGTAACTTGAAGAAGGAGGAAGCTGATTGGATAATGAAGATTGACATAGTGGAGCAAGGGGATAAGTTAGAG CTGGTAGAACAAGAAGCTGAAGGTCAATGCAATTCTGAATGCAAGACAATAGAGAGGTCTTGTCAGGAG GTTATGGGGAATTCTGATACTGATATTGCTGAATACATATTTAGCTTAAAGCCCAGTATTGATTTACTGGTAAACTATTTGTGCAAAGACCTGACAGATGCATGCAGAAAGAAGCCACCTCCAGTTCCCAAG GGTAGGATTCCTGGAGAACCATTTGTGCCGAAACCATCTAAAGAGGCTGAGatggagaaaattttgagatccATGGAG GGTATGCCAGGAGCACCTAACATGCAAATGTATTCAAGGGAAGATTTGATGAACATGAAAAATTTTGGTAATGAAGAAGCcgatgatgatgaagatgaagatgatgatcCACACTTCCCTTCAAAATTG GCAAAAGTTCTAAGAGAGAAAGAAAGCAAAAAGGATGACTGGAAAGAGAAGATCACCAAAGGAATCAAAACCACAGGTGAGACATTGAAGGGGCATGCAAACAGGTTCTCCAGCAGGATGCAACAATGGTGGAAAAGAATAAAAGCATCACATACAAATGAGAATTCATAG